The following are from one region of the Biomphalaria glabrata chromosome 4, xgBioGlab47.1, whole genome shotgun sequence genome:
- the LOC129925739 gene encoding uncharacterized protein LOC129925739, which yields MARLNKRLAQLKQARMSRKLDLERVTGKSKTLVDLDKSGTSTTSSRSISSSTPSPTRSRSDSSSGHNITAAVEIENVSTEANKSEALASRSKSSKLHLDLNTRSKTSKIIDIPKLDVDNLISTTPHTNRTIVEFDQLQALIQPLLCPGCNKSSLKLNSDEKCRKGLSVKLSINCETCRTVVSSNHTSGYSKENKRYSVNNSAVLSSILCGLGSYTFNKLCEHLDIPGMCKKNFLNITKLIYNKGDDIRQALELKTVDLIRRKHAEESGVSINEEDIIDIDVSYDGSWLTRGHTSHIGIGCVVDVLTGYVLDFHIVSTFCLVCQTTGRKIKEKSPSQYSEWFETHKPFCEINYTGSSAMMETHAAEVLWLRSVTKFKLRYTSMLSDGDAKSFKRVTELKPYGDIPIVKEECVNHVGKRMGSALRNLVADCSKKGTSLGGKGHGKLTQNTIKKLTLYYSRAIRKHKNVSDMQKAIMASLYHCLSTDKSPKHQLCPTGSGSWCFYNAAVAKNETPGPHSKLLCTPLNYKLLADHLKPIYKRLSEPALLQRCLLGATQNANESLHSKIWSTCDKKKFSSWNKVTFSVISSIYDFNFGFAASKIMKNILFCKNTFHAHRLGLSRQNQRLSGSAYKKSKVVMRRLQMRKDAKARRELELRDAEGPTYEAGQF from the exons atGGCTAGACTCAACAAAAGGCTAGCTCAATTGAAGCAAGCTCGAATGAGTcgcaaattagatctagaaagagtTACTGGTAAATCTAAGACTCTAGTCGATCTAGATAAATCTGGTACTTCCACaacaagttctagatctatatcttcatCAACACCTAgccctactagatctagatctgattcATCTTCTGGACATAATATTACGGCAGCAGTTGAAATTGAGAATGTGTCTACCGAAGCCAATAAAAGTGAGGCATtggcatctagatctaagtctagtaaaCTTCATTTAGATCTCAATACCAGGagtaaaacaagtaaaattatTGACATTCCCAAATTAGATGTTGATAATTTAATATCCACCACTCCACACACTAACAGAACAATAGTTGAATTTGACCAACTTCAGGCCCTTATACAGCCTTTACTTTGTCCTGGCTGCAATAAGtcttcattaaaattaaattctgaTGAAAAATGTCGCAAAGGCCTGTCTGTTAAACTTAGCATTAACTGTGAAACATGCAGGACAGTTGTAAGTAGCAACCATACATCAGgttattctaaagaaaataaaagatattcTGTTAACAATTCTGCAGTTCTATCATCAATCTTATGTGGATTAGGTTCCTACACATTTAACAAACTGTGTGAACATTTAGACATACCtggaatgtgtaaaaaaaactttctaaatATTACTAAACTAATTTACAATAAAGGTGATGATATCCGACAGGCCCTAGAACTTAAAACTGTTGACCTTATTCGTCGAAAGCATGCGGAGGAAAGTGGAGTTTCTATAAACGAAGAAGATATCATTGATATTGATGTCTCATATGATGGCTCGTGGCTAACCAGAGGACACACTTCACATATTGGAATTGGATGTGTTGTTGATGTGTTAACAGGATATGTTTTGGATTTCCACATagtttcaacattttgtttggtCTGTCAAACCACTGGCAGAAAGATTAAAGAAAAATCCCCATCACAGTATTCAGAATGGTTTGAAACACACAAGCCTTTTTGTGAAATCAACTACACAG GTTCATCAGCTATGATGGAAACACATGCCGCAGAGGTATTATGGCTGAGGTCAGTTACAAAATTTAAGCTTCGCTACACATCAATGTTATCTGATGGAGATGCTAAATCTTTCAAAAGAGTAACTGAACTTAAACCTTATGGTGACATTCCCATAGTAAAAGAAGAATGTGTCAACCATGTTGGTAAAAGGATGGGATCTGCACTTCGAAATTTAGTTGCTGATTGTAGCAAAAAAGGTACTTCTCTTGGAGGCAAAGGGCATGGTAAACTAACTCAAAACACTATAAAAAAGTTAACACTTTATTACTCTAGAGCCATTAGAAAGCATAAAAATGTTTCTGATATGCAGAAAGCTATAATGGCATCTCTTTATCATTGCTTGTCAACTGACAAATCACCGAAACATCAATTGTGTCCAACTGGATCTGGCTCGTGGTGCTTCTACAATGCTGCTGTTGCTAAAAATGAGACTCCTGGTCCACATAGCAAGCTTCTCTGCACTCCTCTAAATTATAAGCTACTAGCTGACCACTTAAAACCAATATATAAACGCCTCTCCGAGCCAGCCCTCTTACAACGTTGTTTGCTAGGTGCTACCCAAAACGCCAACGAGTCTTTGCATTCCAAGATTTGGAGTACTtgtgataaaaagaaattttcttcTTGGAACAAGGTAACATTTTCAGTGATATCCTCTATTTATGACTTTAACTTTGGATTTGCTGCttcaaaaataatgaaaaatattctGTTCTGCAAAAACACGTTTCATGCCCATCGTCTTGGTTTGAGTCGACAGAATCAACGATTAAGTGGGTCGgcgtataaaaaaagtaaagtggtCATGAGACGACTCCAGATGAGGAAAGATGCAAAAGCTCGAAGGGAACTTGAGTTAAGAGATGCAGAGGGACCTACTTATGAAGCAGGACAgttttag